One Spinacia oleracea cultivar Varoflay chromosome 4, BTI_SOV_V1, whole genome shotgun sequence DNA segment encodes these proteins:
- the LOC130471486 gene encoding uncharacterized protein, protein MVKKAAPKNPAAKKPAAKKLEFDNSVAEMAVEAPRRRGRRPNAVSEEIPVAKESVSIKKNKKAGSPKSKAIALVSEKEPIEEEQPNQLVLQNSSLVDVPQPESHQLHSQVLKEVGADGLPIVFNFDTQCSGGSLCKLIKDFSPDQKAAVQEIGFGGLLGLQLSRKNTQMMYWCIKCFDGVSSLFTISDSKKFEITDYDVYDLFMLPLSELEVEGVKRGRNSTNPDFDLKIKWRKEFGFEEVNAQIPIRLLEDKIKLLTDGGDLFKQLFVFVAFSTFFTPTANRTVDLRLAKALEDPKMISKYNWCKYVLDVLCEETVKFKNSLLKGKDQKTFGGCVVFLQLVYFQRIKFRNSSGIPDQLPLIQHWTSKMVTDRIHAENANMSALYGSGILEKGKYPISKKFVFVDGQIDLTQIKSISKENEAGSSGGRAEQPYVGRRIPSRRPRILQFEIPNSHPTDEEIFSKATDDFHGQWLLMKRDLDVVSAIHAEELFKLKASMPSQNHGDDILENSTYQKMVDELVEIHQLVKNLPNGWDDIFGSSNNPVVTAAPQPSAVVPTEPAVVTAAVVDATTSTEAIIREVDPDTQINAVLDSLKSKDKEITEDDDEEIEEYERVWAGFQKCIINNHAVSRVNVSVYGIEENVMFMSPFMIAFEDLMRHLPAFVQEAVDFAALTDGEGILTNDKVIEYNHFIAVGRDDMWTLPSTFDILLIHIEAWAFLLNENERNPAGSPQNLFLGGTYCKYVADLIEKPGNEKILSELCVCLNYGVKDVNGVQSLKDCNMV, encoded by the exons atgGTGAAGAAAGCGGCACCGAAGAATCCGGCAGCGAAGAAACCGGCAGCGAAGAAACTTGAATTCGACAATTCCGTCGCTGAAATGGCTGTTGAAGCTCCTCGAAGGCGAGGAAGAAGGCCAAATGCTGTTTCTGAAGAAATTCCTG TTGCTAAGGAATCTGTGTCTataaagaagaacaaaaaggctGGCAGTCCGAAATCAAAAGCAATTGCGCTTGTATCTGAAAAAGAACCAATTGAAGAAGAACAACCTAATCAACTAGTTTTACAAAATTCTTCTCTGGTTGACGTTCCACAGCCTGAATCTCATCAACTTCATTCACAAGTTTTGAAAGAAGTTGGCGCTGATGGCCTGCCTATCGT gtttaattttgATACACAATGTTCAGGAGGATCAttgtgtaaattaattaaagacttCTCTCCTGATCAAAAGGCAGCTGTTCAAGAGATAGGGTTTGGAGGATTGTTAGGCCTTCAATTAAGTCGAAAAAACACTCAGATGATGTACTGGTGCATCAAGTGCTTTGATGGTGTGAGTTCTCTGTTTACAATCAGTGATTCCAAGAAATTTGAAATCACTGATTATGATGTGTACGATTTGTTTATGCTCCCCCTTTCTGAGCTGGAGGTTGAAGGGGTTAAACGTGGGCGCAATTCCACTAATCCTGATTTTGATTTGAAGATCAAGTGGAGAAAAGAGTTCGGTTTTGAAGAGGTCAATGCTCAAATTCCTATAAGGTTGCTTGAGGACAAGATTAAATTGTTGACAGATGGTGGTGATCTGTTTAAacaattatttgtttttgttgCTTTCTCTACATTTTTTACTCCAACAGCCAATAGGACTGTAGATTTGAGATTGGCTAAGGCTTTGGAAGATCCTAAAATGATTTCCAAATACAATTGGTGTAAATACGTTCTTGACGTATTATGTGAGGAAACAGTGAAATTTAAAAATAGTTTATTGAAAGGCAAAGATCAAAAGACATTTGGAGGCTGTGTTGTGTTTTTGCAACTTGTGTATTTTCAGAGGATTAAGTTTAGGAATTCCAGTGGTATTCCTGATCAATTACCTCTTATTCAGCATTGGACATCGAAGATGGTAACCGATCGGATTCATGCTGAAAATGCCAATATGAGTGCATTATATGGTTCTGGTATATTGGAGAAGGGGAAGTATCCAATTTCCAAAAAGTTTGTTTTTGTTGATGGTCAAATAGATTTGACCCAAATCAAATCTATTTCGAAAGAAAATGAAGCAGGCAGCAGTGGGGGAAGAGCTGAACAGCCCTATGTTGGGCGTCGAATTCCAAGTCGGCGTCCTAGGATTCTTCAGTTTGAAATCCCTAATTCTCATCCTACAGATGAAGAAATTTTCTCTAAAGCCACTGAT GATTTTCATGGTCAGTGGTTGTTGATGAAGAGAGATCTGGATGTAGTTTCAGCCATCCATGCTGAAGAGCTGTTCAAATTAAAGGCTTCAATGCCTTCGCAGAACCATGGCGATGATATTTTGGAAAATTCCACTTATCAAAAGATggttgatgagttggtggagatTCATCAGTTGGTGAAGAATCTACCAAATGGTTGGGATGACATTTTTGGTTCAAGTAACAATCCAGTTGTTACTGCTGCCCCTCAACCTTCTGCCGTTGTTCCAACTGAGCCTGCAGTTGTTACAGCTGCTGTTGTTGATGCAACAACATCTACCGAAGCAATTATTCGAGAAGTTGATCCTGACACTCAAATAAATGCAGTTCTTGATTCTTTGAAAAGCAAAGATAAAGAAATTacggaggatgatgatgaagaaatAGAAGAATATGAGCGCGTGTGGGCTGGATTTCAAAAATGCATCATTAACAACCATGCTGTATCAAGAGTGAATGTCAGTGTCTATGGCATAGAGGAAAATGTGATGTTTATGTCTCCGTTTATGATAGCATTTGAAGATTTAATGAGGCATCTTCCAGCATTTGTTCAAGAAGCTGTGGACTTTGCTGCTCTGACTGATGGAGAGGGTATTTTGACTAA tGATAAAGTTATAGAATACAATCATTTTATTGCGGTAGGAAGAGATGACATGTGGACCCTTCCTTCCACATTTGATATTCTTTTGATTCATATTGAAGCTTGGGCTTTTTTATTGAATGAAAATGAAAGGAATCCTGCTGGTTCTCCTCAGAATCTGTTTTTAGGTGGCACATATTGT AAATATGTTGCTGATTTGATTGAGAAACCAGGCAATGAAAAAATCTTGTCTGAATTGTGTGTTTGTCTTAATTATGGTGTGAAAGATGTAAATGGAGTTCAATCGTTGAAAGATTGTAATATGgtatga
- the LOC130460096 gene encoding uncharacterized protein: protein MMLMMVFHGVETVQDGVGIFDFDPLADEDFRKFLRACICGTIVLSDLNCYRDEYLKRMVAFRKYRKQDVLDALIKQREELTQKYMNDASKIEIVARNSSARKSKHVETEDEAETDVNVEGKGRGKGGRRTRGGRRGKARGRGASRG from the exons ATGATGTTAATGATGGTTTTTCATGGTGTTGAAACGGTACAAGATGGTGTTGGGATTTTTGACTTTGATCCCTTGGCAGAT GAAGATTTCAGGAAGTTTCTCAGGGCTTGTATTTGTGGCACCATTGTGTTGTCAGATTTGAATTGTTACAGAGATGAATATCTGAAACGAATGGTTGCATTCAGGAAATACAGGAAACAAGATGTTTTGGATGCCCTAATTAAACAAAGGGAAGAGTTGACGCAGAAATACATGAATGATGcttcaaaaattgaaattgttgcAAGAAATAGTTCAGCAAGGAAATCCAAACATGTTGAAACAGAAGATGAAGCTGAGACAGATGTCAATGTTGAAGGGAAAGGACGTGGCAAAGGCGGGAGACGCACCCGAGGAGGCAGACGCGGGAAGGCACGTGGACGAGGTGCTTCACGTGGTTAA